One Elaeis guineensis isolate ETL-2024a chromosome 10, EG11, whole genome shotgun sequence genomic window carries:
- the LOC105052146 gene encoding laccase-7-like, with the protein MAQPLFFLVLVLAFVGSVTDAAVVEHTFRVGNVRVRRQCKNRVITAVNGQLPGPTIYAHEGDTVIVHVINESPYDMSIHWHGILQLLTAWADGPNMITQCPIRPGKSYTYKFNIIGQEGTLWWHAHVSSLRATVHGALIILPREGPKAYPFPQPYKEVPILLGEWWNANVVQVENKALATGLQPNKSDAFTINGRLGDLYRCSDKHTYKLDVEYGKTYLLRIINAAVNNQLFFKMAGHSFTVVAVDAGYTVPYPTDVLVLAPGQTVDALVVANAPPSRYYMAARAYISSPPPLQPFDDTTTTGIVRYKSAMPSSARPAMPLMPDYTDTPTAHQFYTSLTGLLKPGWPTVPLHVDEHMFVTFGLGTVPCRRDQPRCTQGALAASMNNVSFEFPTQTSLLEAHFKGVKGIYTRDFPDRPPLVFDFTNKNLSTNRALMFTSKGTKLKKVKYNATVEIVLQNTAIIGTENHPLHLHGFNFFVLAQGFGNFDWETAVQSYNLVHPQMRNTIAVPTGGWAVIRFVANNPGIWFMHCHLDVHLPWGLGMAFEVENGPTPDSTLPPPPPDFPQC; encoded by the exons ATGGcacaaccattgttctttttaGTGCTCGTTCTTGCTTTCGTTGGATCTGTAACAGATGCAGCAGTCGTGGAGCACACATTCCGT GTGGGCAATGTAAGAGTTCGACGGCAATGCAAGAACAGAGTTATCACTGCCGTGAACGGGCAATTGCCTGGCCCGACAATATATGCTCATGAGGGTGACACCGTGATCGTTCATGTCATAAATGAATCACCCTATGACATGTCGATTCATTG GCATGGGATATTGCAGCTACTGACAGCATGGGCTGACGGGCCAAACATGATAACCCAATGCCCCATACGCCCAGGAAAGAGCTACACTTACAAGTTCAACATCATAGGCCAAGAGGGTACCCTGTGGTGGCACGCCCACGTCTCGAGCCTCCGAGCCACGGTCCATGGAGCCCTCATCATTCTACCCAGAGAAGGCCCAAAAGCCTACCCTTTCCCCCAACCCTACAAGGAAGTCCCCATTCTACTTG GCGAGTGGTGGAATGCCAACGTGGTGCAAGTGGAAAATAAGGCTCTCGCGACTGGTCTTCAACCCAATAAATCTGACGCCTTTACCATCAACGGGAGGCTCGGCGATCTCTACCGGTGTTCTGACAAAC ACACCTACAAGCTCGACGTGGAATATGGCAAGACCTACTTGCTCCGAATCATCAACGCTGCAGTCAATAATCAGCTCTTCTTCAAGATGGCCGGGCACTCCTTCACCGTCGTCGCTGTGGATGCCGGCTACACCGTGCCCTACCCCACGGACGTGCTGGTCCTCGCACCCGGCCAGACCGTTGATGCCCTCGTGGTGGCCAACGCCCCTCCCTCACGCTACTACATGGCTGCCCGCGCCTACATCAGCAGTCCTCCGCCACTGCAACCTTTCGACGACACCACCACGACGGGCATCGTCCGGTACAAGTCTGCCATGCCGTCATCGGCACGTCCCGCGATGCCGCTCATGCCGGACTACACCGACACACCGACCGCCCACCAGTTCTACACCAGCCTGACCGGTCTCCTCAAGCCGGGGTGGCCCACCGTTCCCCTCCACGTCGACGAGCACATGTTCGTCACCTTCGGCTTGGGCACCGTTCCCTGCAGGCGGGACCAGCCACGGTGCACGCAAGGGGCGCTCGCCGCCAGCATGAACAACGTGTCCTTCGAATTCCCTACTCAGACGTCGTTGCTGGAAGCGCATTTTAAGGGCGTGAAGGGGATATATACGAGGGACTTTCCCGACAGGCCACCGTTGGTGTTCGACTTCACAAACAAGAACTTGAGCACGAATCGTGCTCTCATGTTTACGAGCAAGGGTACAAAGTTGAAGAAGGTCAAGTACAACGCGACGGTAGAGATAGTGCTGCAGAACACGGCGATAATCGGGACCGAGAATCACCCATTACACCTCCATGGATTCAACTTCTTCGTGTTGGCCCAGGGGTTTGGGAACTTCGACTGGGAAACGGCGGTGCAGAGCTACAATCTGGTGCACCCGCAGATGAGGAACACCATCGCGGTGCCTACCGGCGGATGGGCGGTCATCCGCTTCGTCGCAAATAATCCAG GTATATGGTTTATGCATTGCCACCTAGATGTCCACCTGCCGTGGGGCTTGGGGATGGCTTTTGAGGTGGAGAACGGGCCAACGCCAGATTCAACCCTCCCTCCGCCCCCACCCGACTTTCCGCAATGTTAG